A stretch of the Streptomyces sp. NBC_00078 genome encodes the following:
- a CDS encoding aminotransferase class III-fold pyridoxal phosphate-dependent enzyme, with translation MSTRTLVSGHADALDRARRFTASEKWDLDRRFPLVLDRASGAEVWDVAGNRYVDFTSCSGAAPLGAGHRPVLERVVTELSRSGGILPGPLSALRVELAERLAALFPVAERSFFFRTGSCATTAAVRLARVHSGARTVLTSGYHGWHDWHLQDRAPMGPPDRDPHSLDFRYDLDLLDALATVHGPVAAVIVTPEVNFFPQEYARALQDTVRRHGALLIVDEVMTGLRYATGGYHTAAGLTPDLITLSKGLANGTALSAVAGRAAVMDAVEDTYLGNTYQREVTPFAAALATLDALTDGTALARMREVGAQLIHGLNSVFAHHSTAAWAFAHPTMFDVVFADAELGQAFFQQMWSRGFLMQYGGRFMPSAATADADVDAAVTAADAALAAALAETGTGDTQADRDGELLAAATEFARERFVATPGTVETWFRRAGRV, from the coding sequence ATGTCCACGCGTACGCTCGTCTCCGGCCACGCCGACGCCCTCGACCGGGCCCGTCGTTTCACCGCTTCGGAGAAATGGGACCTCGACCGACGGTTCCCCCTGGTCCTCGACCGTGCATCGGGCGCCGAGGTGTGGGACGTGGCGGGTAACCGCTACGTCGACTTCACCTCGTGCAGCGGCGCCGCCCCCCTGGGCGCAGGTCACCGCCCCGTCCTGGAACGTGTCGTGACCGAGCTCTCCCGCAGCGGCGGCATCCTGCCCGGACCGCTCTCCGCGCTGCGGGTCGAACTCGCGGAGCGACTGGCTGCGCTGTTCCCCGTGGCAGAACGTTCCTTCTTCTTCCGCACGGGATCGTGCGCCACCACCGCCGCCGTACGCCTGGCACGCGTGCACTCCGGCGCGCGCACCGTCCTGACGAGTGGCTATCACGGCTGGCACGACTGGCATCTGCAGGACCGGGCTCCCATGGGCCCGCCGGACCGGGACCCGCACAGCCTGGACTTCCGCTACGACCTCGACCTGCTCGACGCACTGGCCACCGTGCACGGCCCGGTCGCCGCGGTGATCGTCACTCCGGAGGTCAACTTCTTCCCGCAGGAGTACGCGCGCGCTCTCCAGGACACCGTGCGCCGCCATGGCGCGCTGCTGATCGTGGACGAGGTGATGACCGGCTTGCGGTATGCCACCGGCGGCTACCACACGGCCGCCGGCCTCACGCCCGACCTCATCACCCTGAGCAAGGGCCTTGCCAACGGCACCGCCCTGTCCGCGGTTGCCGGCCGGGCCGCGGTGATGGACGCGGTCGAGGACACCTATCTCGGCAACACCTATCAGCGTGAGGTCACCCCTTTCGCGGCGGCCCTCGCCACTCTGGACGCCCTGACGGACGGCACCGCGCTCGCCCGGATGCGCGAGGTCGGCGCACAGCTGATCCACGGGCTCAACTCGGTGTTCGCCCACCACTCCACGGCGGCCTGGGCCTTCGCCCACCCCACCATGTTCGACGTCGTCTTCGCGGATGCGGAGCTGGGGCAGGCGTTCTTCCAGCAGATGTGGAGCCGCGGTTTCCTGATGCAGTACGGCGGCCGGTTCATGCCGTCGGCCGCCACGGCGGACGCGGATGTGGACGCGGCGGTGACGGCGGCCGACGCCGCGCTGGCCGCGGCACTCGCGGAGACCGGCACCGGCGACACACAAGCAGACCGTGACGGCGAACTCCTCGCGGCGGCGACCGAGTTCGCCCGGGAGCGGTTCGTGGCCACCCCGGGCACCGTGGAGACGTGGTTCAGGCGCGCCGGACGTGTCTGA
- a CDS encoding GMC family oxidoreductase has translation MASETFDVCVVGSGASGSIVAQEIASSGLSVLVLEEGRTLDPGESLRSAESAWESALVPTPSGTLLPLGRPWSASALGGGTALYAGISFRLRAVDFDARAHVAADALDPAWPIGYDDLRPYYDLVETRIGVARATGADPLEPPGQPAVMPAHPFSAQGRLIADAARRIGLRPFPAPLAINSVPYAGRPACVRCGPCNEHVCPTGARADAVALLLGNPPPAGPLRVEHGAKALRIALRDRHHADSVEWLDLRTRTRHLTRARRVVLGANAVQSAALLLRSAQPGAPAGLGNSTGMVGRGLSFKISGYVSGTAPVDVRFPDRPARDQDGPFCTVALSDHYLDADAPSGLGGLLYEASDEDRAVRDGRIRLRIHFLAADQPMRDNRVRLSRERGPLNLPRIVLEYATHPLDKRRLGYLSRRASELLAKAGVDDVAYEDSHYQLGSRHLHGGCRAGVDPAESVVDLWGRVHDLDNVYVVDGSYFPYSGGVNPTLTIQANALRIARRIVAESGAGGHALPGPACTG, from the coding sequence ATGGCATCCGAGACTTTCGACGTGTGTGTTGTCGGCAGCGGCGCGAGCGGTTCCATCGTTGCCCAGGAAATAGCGTCCAGCGGGCTCAGTGTGCTCGTGCTGGAGGAAGGAAGGACGCTCGACCCCGGCGAATCCTTGCGGAGCGCCGAGAGTGCGTGGGAAAGCGCGCTCGTGCCCACTCCCAGCGGCACATTGCTCCCTCTGGGCCGACCCTGGAGCGCGTCCGCGCTCGGTGGCGGCACGGCCCTGTACGCGGGAATCTCCTTCCGATTACGGGCCGTCGACTTCGACGCGCGGGCCCATGTCGCCGCCGACGCCCTCGACCCGGCATGGCCGATCGGCTATGACGACCTGCGGCCCTATTACGACCTCGTCGAAACGCGTATCGGAGTGGCCCGGGCCACCGGCGCCGACCCGCTCGAACCCCCGGGGCAGCCGGCCGTGATGCCCGCTCACCCCTTCAGCGCGCAGGGACGGCTGATCGCCGACGCCGCCCGGCGTATCGGGCTACGGCCCTTTCCGGCTCCGCTGGCCATCAACTCGGTCCCGTACGCGGGACGACCGGCCTGCGTACGATGCGGCCCCTGCAACGAACACGTCTGTCCCACCGGCGCCCGTGCGGACGCCGTGGCCCTGCTGTTGGGCAACCCCCCGCCGGCCGGCCCCCTGCGGGTCGAGCACGGCGCGAAGGCCCTGCGGATCGCGCTGCGCGACCGGCACCACGCCGACTCGGTCGAGTGGCTGGACTTGCGCACCCGCACCCGACACCTGACCCGCGCCCGCCGAGTCGTTCTCGGCGCCAACGCCGTCCAGTCCGCCGCACTCCTGCTGCGCTCGGCCCAGCCCGGTGCCCCGGCCGGCCTCGGCAACAGCACCGGGATGGTCGGCCGGGGCCTGTCCTTCAAGATCAGCGGCTACGTCTCGGGAACCGCACCGGTGGACGTCCGCTTCCCGGACCGTCCGGCCCGGGACCAGGACGGGCCGTTTTGCACCGTGGCGCTCAGCGACCACTACCTCGACGCCGACGCCCCCTCCGGACTCGGTGGCCTGCTGTACGAGGCGAGCGACGAGGACCGGGCGGTGCGGGACGGCCGTATCCGGTTGCGGATCCACTTCCTGGCGGCCGACCAGCCGATGCGTGACAACCGTGTACGGCTGTCACGGGAGCGCGGCCCGCTGAACCTGCCCAGGATCGTGCTGGAGTACGCGACACACCCCCTGGACAAACGGCGGCTGGGGTATCTCTCGCGGCGTGCGTCGGAGTTGCTGGCCAAGGCAGGCGTCGACGATGTCGCCTACGAGGACTCCCACTACCAGTTGGGCAGCAGGCATCTGCACGGCGGCTGCCGGGCCGGCGTCGATCCCGCGGAATCAGTGGTCGACCTCTGGGGCCGAGTCCACGATCTTGACAACGTCTACGTCGTGGACGGCAGCTATTTCCCGTACTCCGGCGGGGTCAACCCGACACTGACCATCCAGGCCAACGCGCTGCGCATCGCGCGCCGGATCGTCGCCGAGTCGGGCGCGGGCGGCCACGCACTGCCGGGCCCGGCCTGCACCGGCTGA
- a CDS encoding condensation domain-containing protein has product MIPLAEYAPAPGELIEFQAVATAPAPATAAVPHPAPPSHLQESHLRQRLAHSGELPETWLGLFFDLPGRLDTKAMAAALAAWVRRHPTLLTWFALDRDLVRRHALSPEAVSFAPMSLGTHDTAEEIRNHLRTRFARGTDPAAWPPLVVCAIPRQTQSTIVLAVDHAHTDGLSILLAFSELRACYAAALSGSDARLPDAGSHVEFSLLERQCSARLDASAGEVAQWRDFLESGPFTGAFPLGIAPDTAYPAAAVTVDLFDASAAVSFARACRTQGADFLAGTLAAFASAGRALGGPDTCRALMLVHTRDERRWRYAQGWFVNTVPMEFSATGTFPEVLAAARGGVERARRTSGVTPARLTELLPELSGPLAHAARTLPLVSYLDLRSVRGAVDWADHNVNSLVAMGRTSVPRLWVNRLRDQTYLRIAHPDTSTARESVLRFAALVSDFMGEVAHSGETGGAPTPAVTATVRKRQ; this is encoded by the coding sequence ATGATTCCGCTGGCCGAGTACGCGCCGGCTCCGGGTGAACTGATCGAATTCCAGGCCGTGGCCACGGCTCCCGCCCCTGCGACTGCAGCCGTGCCGCATCCGGCGCCGCCCAGTCACCTTCAGGAATCCCATCTGCGCCAGCGTCTGGCCCACTCCGGCGAACTGCCGGAAACCTGGCTCGGTCTCTTCTTCGACCTGCCCGGACGGCTGGACACGAAGGCGATGGCCGCGGCACTGGCCGCCTGGGTTCGCCGACACCCCACGCTCCTCACCTGGTTCGCCCTCGACAGGGACCTGGTGCGCCGCCATGCTCTGTCGCCCGAGGCCGTCTCCTTCGCCCCGATGTCACTCGGCACCCATGACACAGCGGAAGAGATCCGGAATCACCTCAGGACACGATTCGCCCGCGGGACCGACCCTGCGGCCTGGCCGCCACTGGTCGTCTGTGCCATACCTCGACAGACGCAGTCCACGATCGTCCTGGCGGTAGACCACGCGCACACCGACGGGTTGTCCATCTTGCTCGCCTTCAGTGAACTGCGCGCCTGCTACGCCGCCGCCCTGAGCGGATCCGACGCACGCCTTCCGGATGCCGGCTCCCACGTCGAGTTCAGTCTGCTCGAGCGTCAATGCTCCGCCCGGCTCGACGCCTCCGCAGGGGAGGTCGCACAGTGGCGCGACTTCCTGGAGTCCGGTCCCTTCACCGGCGCCTTTCCGCTGGGCATCGCGCCGGACACCGCGTATCCGGCCGCGGCGGTCACCGTGGACCTCTTCGACGCCTCCGCGGCGGTGTCCTTCGCCCGCGCCTGCAGAACACAGGGGGCGGACTTCCTCGCCGGGACCCTGGCCGCGTTCGCCTCGGCCGGCCGTGCCCTCGGTGGCCCGGACACCTGTCGGGCGCTGATGCTCGTGCACACCCGCGACGAACGGCGCTGGCGGTACGCCCAGGGCTGGTTCGTCAACACCGTGCCGATGGAGTTCTCCGCGACGGGGACCTTCCCCGAGGTCCTCGCCGCGGCCCGGGGCGGTGTGGAGCGGGCGCGTCGGACCAGCGGCGTCACTCCGGCCAGACTGACCGAGCTGCTGCCCGAACTCAGCGGGCCCCTGGCGCACGCCGCGCGCACCCTTCCCCTGGTGTCGTACCTGGACTTACGGTCCGTCAGAGGAGCGGTCGACTGGGCCGACCACAACGTCAACTCCCTCGTCGCGATGGGCAGGACCTCGGTCCCACGCCTCTGGGTGAATCGGCTGCGAGACCAGACGTACCTGCGGATCGCCCACCCCGACACGAGCACCGCACGAGAGAGCGTGCTGCGCTTCGCGGCCCTCGTGAGTGACTTCATGGGCGAGGTCGCCCACTCCGGTGAAACCGGTGGTGCACCCACTCCCGCCGTCACCGCAACCGTGCGCAAACGTCAATGA
- a CDS encoding cysteine hydrolase family protein → MANSALLVMDVQRDVVAIADDGSGYLPRLRRAIDGARAAGIPVIYVVMGLRPGDPEVSPRNRVMTNVVRSGLFTQGAPGTEIHHEVAPQQGDVVVTKRRGSAFSGSDLDLVLRARDIDSLVLTGIATSAVVLSTLWHAIDLDFGLTVLADACLDTDPEVHRMLTEKLFPQWADVLAVEDWLKAIAPQ, encoded by the coding sequence ATGGCGAACAGCGCACTTCTGGTGATGGACGTCCAACGGGACGTCGTGGCCATCGCCGACGACGGTTCCGGATATCTGCCGCGTTTGCGCAGGGCGATCGACGGTGCCCGGGCTGCCGGCATCCCTGTGATCTACGTGGTGATGGGGTTACGGCCGGGCGATCCGGAAGTCAGCCCTCGCAACCGGGTGATGACAAACGTCGTGCGGTCCGGCCTGTTCACCCAGGGTGCCCCTGGCACCGAGATCCATCACGAGGTTGCGCCCCAGCAGGGCGACGTGGTGGTTACCAAGAGGCGGGGGAGCGCGTTCTCGGGCAGCGACCTCGACTTGGTACTCAGGGCTCGCGACATCGACAGTCTTGTTCTCACCGGCATCGCCACCAGCGCTGTGGTGCTGTCCACCCTGTGGCACGCCATCGACCTGGACTTCGGCCTCACCGTCCTGGCGGATGCCTGCCTCGACACCGACCCCGAGGTGCACCGGATGCTCACCGAGAAGCTGTTCCCGCAGTGGGCAGACGTCCTCGCCGTCGAGGACTGGCTGAAAGCCATCGCACCGCAATAG
- a CDS encoding glyoxalase codes for MDMATTASTAARTNLASVTLEVADPDAARRFYGAFGVDTYIRLRASEAHSTGFRGFTLALTVSGPATVDGFVAAAVDAGAAVLKPAATSLWGYGGVVQAPDGTIWKIATSAKKNTGPATREIDEVVLLLGVEDVKATKQFYVGRGLTVAKSFGGKYAEFAPGQSSPVKLALYKRRALAKDLGVPADGTGSHHIVLGSTADAFTDPDGFAWEAAAPPGLCSTW; via the coding sequence ATGGACATGGCAACCACCGCTTCCACCGCAGCCCGCACGAACCTCGCGTCCGTCACCCTTGAGGTGGCCGACCCCGATGCCGCCCGCCGCTTCTACGGAGCCTTCGGCGTGGACACGTACATACGCCTGCGGGCGTCCGAGGCGCACTCGACTGGATTTCGCGGCTTCACCCTGGCCCTCACGGTGTCCGGGCCGGCCACCGTCGACGGCTTCGTCGCCGCCGCCGTGGACGCCGGTGCCGCGGTGCTGAAGCCTGCCGCGACGTCGCTGTGGGGTTACGGCGGCGTCGTCCAGGCCCCGGACGGGACGATCTGGAAGATCGCCACCTCGGCGAAGAAGAACACCGGCCCCGCCACGCGCGAGATCGACGAGGTCGTCCTGCTGCTCGGTGTGGAGGACGTGAAGGCCACCAAGCAGTTCTACGTGGGCCGGGGTCTGACCGTGGCCAAGAGCTTCGGCGGCAAGTACGCCGAGTTCGCCCCCGGTCAGTCCAGCCCCGTCAAGCTGGCGCTGTACAAGCGCCGCGCGCTGGCCAAGGACCTCGGCGTCCCCGCCGACGGCACCGGCTCGCACCACATCGTCCTGGGCAGCACCGCCGACGCCTTCACCGACCCGGACGGCTTCGCCTGGGAAGCCGCCGCGCCGCCCGGTTTGTGCAGCACTTGGTGA
- a CDS encoding GH32 C-terminal domain-containing protein, protein MPGTSGISRRSLFAGSAAGATALLPTGTATAAPKPKATTKKGATTKNEAKAKNEAKAKSTASGASYRSAYHFTVPDQWKNDPQRPVWIDGEYHYFYLYNADYFTGVVGTAWRLATTKDLVSFTDRGVAVPKDTTPGGDLWSGSAVVDTGNTAGFGAGAVVVLVTMSPGGGTDHQEQFLYYSTDGGLTFSNYGTDPVLPNPGVADFRDPKVIRDEDRGRWVMTLAENNKIGFYHSDDLKSWTYVHGFVHDGIGVLECPDLFRITAADGTVKWVLGASANGKSAGLPNTYAYWTGSFDGSIFTADTSDPQWLDHGWDWYAAVTFEKRDASGAVDAAARYAIGWVNAWDYANTTPTIDCDGFNGTDSIVREVTLKKASEGTYHLASQPVAGLDSHVSRTVNLGDVSVDGTKVLDYTGISYEVTTEITWSQLTGAGLQLRRSPDGGRHIDAGIYDNYAFLNRRNTVNADTSGKWQESHTPFDPSAGTVKLRILVDRTSVEMFVDDGRYVHTSQVFPYLLDTRLALFTIGGSAVFRNTVIREFTV, encoded by the coding sequence ATGCCCGGAACATCTGGGATTTCCAGGAGATCACTGTTCGCGGGATCGGCGGCGGGCGCCACCGCGCTGCTGCCCACCGGAACGGCCACGGCCGCCCCGAAGCCCAAGGCCACCACCAAGAAGGGGGCCACCACCAAGAACGAGGCCAAGGCCAAGAACGAGGCCAAGGCCAAGTCGACGGCGAGCGGGGCGAGTTACCGCTCCGCGTACCACTTCACGGTCCCCGACCAGTGGAAGAACGATCCGCAGCGGCCCGTCTGGATCGACGGCGAGTACCACTACTTCTATCTCTACAACGCCGACTACTTCACCGGCGTCGTCGGCACCGCGTGGCGCCTGGCCACCACCAAGGACCTGGTCTCCTTCACCGACCGCGGGGTCGCCGTGCCCAAGGACACCACGCCGGGCGGCGACCTCTGGTCGGGCTCGGCGGTGGTGGACACCGGAAACACGGCCGGCTTCGGCGCGGGCGCGGTCGTCGTCCTCGTCACCATGTCCCCCGGCGGCGGCACCGACCATCAGGAGCAGTTCCTGTACTACTCGACCGACGGCGGACTCACCTTCAGCAACTACGGGACCGACCCCGTCCTGCCCAACCCGGGCGTCGCCGACTTCCGCGACCCGAAGGTGATCCGCGACGAGGACCGGGGCCGCTGGGTGATGACCCTCGCCGAGAACAACAAGATCGGCTTCTACCACTCCGACGACCTCAAGTCCTGGACCTACGTGCACGGTTTCGTCCACGACGGCATCGGCGTCCTGGAGTGCCCCGACCTGTTCCGCATCACCGCCGCGGACGGCACCGTCAAGTGGGTGCTCGGCGCGAGCGCCAACGGCAAGAGCGCGGGGCTGCCCAACACGTACGCCTACTGGACGGGTTCCTTCGACGGCAGCATCTTCACCGCTGACACGAGTGACCCGCAATGGCTCGACCACGGCTGGGACTGGTACGCCGCCGTCACCTTCGAGAAGCGGGATGCGAGCGGCGCGGTGGACGCGGCTGCCCGGTACGCGATCGGCTGGGTGAACGCCTGGGACTACGCCAACACCACCCCCACCATCGACTGCGACGGGTTCAACGGCACCGACTCCATCGTCCGCGAGGTCACCCTGAAGAAGGCATCCGAGGGCACCTACCACCTCGCCTCCCAGCCCGTCGCCGGCCTCGACTCGCATGTCTCCCGCACCGTGAACCTGGGCGACGTGAGCGTGGACGGCACGAAGGTGCTCGACTACACCGGCATCTCCTACGAGGTGACCACCGAGATCACCTGGTCCCAACTCACCGGCGCCGGACTCCAGTTGAGGCGCTCTCCGGACGGCGGCCGGCACATCGACGCCGGGATCTACGACAACTACGCCTTCCTCAACCGGCGCAACACCGTGAACGCCGACACCTCCGGGAAGTGGCAGGAGAGCCACACCCCGTTCGACCCGTCCGCCGGCACAGTGAAGCTGCGCATCCTGGTGGACCGCACGTCGGTGGAGATGTTCGTCGACGACGGCCGCTACGTGCACACCAGCCAGGTGTTCCCCTACCTGCTGGATACCCGGCTCGCACTTTTCACGATCGGCGGCAGCGCGGTGTTCCGTAACACGGTGATACGCGAGTTCACGGTGTGA